The genomic interval AAGGCGGTGTGACGCTCGATTATCTGCTCTCGAAACGCACCGACGTGTATTTGAACTACATCTATCAGCACGCGAGCGGGAATGAAAATGTGTTCGCGTCGATTTCGGGATCGTCGGGGGCGTCGAGTAATGGCACACAGTCGATCGTGCGGCTGGCGATCCGGCATTTGTTCTGATTGCCGGCTCGCACCACCGAAATAAAAACGCCGCGGTATGCGGCGTTTTTATTTCGTCATCCCAACTATTTAACAACGATTCCATTCAATACACCGCCCGCACTCCCTCAAATACCGCATCGTTGCCGCGCTCCGGCCGCGCATACGCCAGTGCGCTCTGCACCAGTCCCATATCGAGCCAGTTCTCGAGCGCCTTGAACGCGCACCAGCCCGGATTCAGCACCGGACACGGCAGCGTCGAAGCGAGATGCGCGTGCGCCTGGTACATCGTCGTCGAGCCGAGCACGATCGTATCCGCGCCATCTTCGTCGATACAGCGCCGCGCCGCCGCTTCGAGCCTCGCGAACACGAACTCCTCCTTACCGGAAAGCAACTCGCTCGTATCGGGCCGCACGCCGATGTGCCGCACCGAAGCGAGCCGGTCCCGCATGCCGTATCGCGCCGCCATCTCCAGCATATGCGCGCGCCACGGTTCCCACATCGTCACGATCGAAAAGCGCTTGCCGATCAGGCACGCCTGCGCGAACGCCGCCTGCGCCGCGCCCATCACCGGAATCGTGAGGCGCGAGCGCAGCGCGGGCACGCCCGAATCGCTCATCGAAAAGCTGCATACGCCGTCGTAGCCTTCCGCTTGCGCGGCAATGCCCGCGTCGAGCACGAAGGCGTCGGCGAGCGTCCATTCGTACGGGCTGTCGAGCAGACTCGCGCCCGCGCGGCAACCGGCGAAGTCGATCTGCACGCCGGGTCGCCGCAATCCTTGCGGGATCTGCGCCGCAAAGTGCGCGAGCGCCGCCGCGGGCAAGGGCACCGGAAGAATCATCTTGATACGCGTCATGGCGATAAGCCTCGTAGAAGAAAACGTCGGACCAGCCTCAACGGCTGGCGCGAATCAGATCCGCCGCTTTTTCGCCGATCATGATCGTCGCCGCATTCGTGTTGCCGGAGACGAGCGTCGGCATGATCGAGGCGTCGGCCACCCGCAGTCCCGCCACGCCGCGCACGCGCAATTGCGCGTCGACCACGGCTTGGGCGTCGTTGCCCATGCGGCAAGTGCCGACCTGATGCGAGACGCAGCCGCCGTTTTCGCGAAAGTACCGTTCGATCTCCTGGTCGGAGTCGATGTCGATGCCGGGCAAATGTTCCGACTCGATGAAACCCGCGAGCGGTTCCGCTCGAGCGAGCTTGCGCGCGAGCTTGAGGCCGCGAACGAGCAGTTCGCGGTCGTGCGGATCGGCGAAATAATTCGGATGAATTTGCGGCGGCGCGGCTGGATCGGGCGATCGCAAGCCAAGCCAGCCACGGCTGCGCGGCCTGACCGGACAAATGAAGTTCGCGAAGCCCGAGAAGCGGTACAAACCGTTTTCGTAATAGCCGCCGCTGAACGTCTGAAACAGGAATTGCACGTCGGGTCGCGCCGCGTCAGGTCGGGCCGCGTCGGGCCGAGCGGCTTCGTCGCCGAGACTCGCGAACACGCCCGCTTGCCCCGCGGGCACCGAGAACGGGCCGTCGCGGCGC from Paraburkholderia acidisoli carries:
- a CDS encoding aspartate/glutamate racemase family protein, producing the protein MTRIKMILPVPLPAAALAHFAAQIPQGLRRPGVQIDFAGCRAGASLLDSPYEWTLADAFVLDAGIAAQAEGYDGVCSFSMSDSGVPALRSRLTIPVMGAAQAAFAQACLIGKRFSIVTMWEPWRAHMLEMAARYGMRDRLASVRHIGVRPDTSELLSGKEEFVFARLEAAARRCIDEDGADTIVLGSTTMYQAHAHLASTLPCPVLNPGWCAFKALENWLDMGLVQSALAYARPERGNDAVFEGVRAVY